One Channa argus isolate prfri chromosome 15, Channa argus male v1.0, whole genome shotgun sequence DNA segment encodes these proteins:
- the LOC137100445 gene encoding sarcoplasmic reticulum histidine-rich calcium-binding protein isoform X1 → MASLRSLILALLLALLCSFHTPLAPTAKAQDLPFRSEQDLVADDDDDDDDDDDDDDDDDDDDDDDDDDDDDDDDDDDDDDDDDDDDDDDDDDDDDDDDDDDDDDDDDDDDDDDDDDDDDDDDDDDDDDDDDDDDDDDDDDDDDDDDDDDDDDDDDDDDDDDDDDDDDDDDDDDDDDDDDHEDDDDDDDDYDEGAYHKGSVCSYCEFCEHCDSCDKCPCKEGDKSEHCGHCKMCTFCHVCPACETLCKPGGFLDEVTGSIYKTVADVFDDDDDDK, encoded by the exons ATGGCGTCATTGAGAAGTTTGATTCTTGCACTGCTTCTGGCACTGCTCTGCTCCTTCCACACCCCTCTGGCTCCCACTGCCAAGGCACAGGATCTGCCATTCCGCTCTGAGCAAGATCTGGTGGCTGatgacgacgacgacgacgacgatgacgacgatgatgatgatgacgacgacgatgacgatgatgatgatgatgatgatgacgatgatgatgacgacgatGATGACGACGATGACGACGACGATGATGACGACGACGATGACGACGACGATGACGATGACGATGACgacgatgacgatgatgatgatgacgacgatgatgacgacgatgatgatgacgatgatgatgacgacgatgacgatgatgatgacgacgacgatgatgatgacgacgacgatgatgacgacgacgacgatgatgatgatgatgatgatgacgacgatGACGATGACgacgatgacgatgatgatgacgacgatgacgacgatgacgatgatgatgatgacgatgacgATGATGACGACGATGATGATCATGAAG atgatgatgatgatgatgatgactacGACGAAGGAGCTTATCACAAGGGCTCTGTGTGCTCATATTGTGAATTCTGTGAG CACTGTGACAGCTGTGATAAATGTCCTTGTAAAGAGGGAGACAAGTCTGAACACTGTGGACACTGCAAG ATGTGCACTTTCTGCCATGTGTGTCCTGCCTGCGAGACCCTTTGCAAGCCTG GAGGTTTTCTTGATGAAGTAACTGGATCCATCTACAA GACTGTAGCTGATgtctttgatgatgatgatgatgacaaatgA
- the LOC137100445 gene encoding sarcoplasmic reticulum histidine-rich calcium-binding protein isoform X2 yields the protein MASLRSLILALLLALLCSFHTPLAPTAKAQDLPFRSEQDLVADDDDDDDDDDDDDDDDDDDDDDDDDDDDDDDDDDDDDDDDDDDDDDDDDDDDDDDDDDDDDDDDDDDDDDDDDDDDDDDDDDDDDDDDDDDDDDDDDDDDDDDDDDDDDDDDDDDDDDDDDDDDDDDDDDDDDDDDDHEDDDDDDYDEGAYHKGSVCSYCEFCEHCDSCDKCPCKEGDKSEHCGHCKMCTFCHVCPACETLCKPGGFLDEVTGSIYKTVADVFDDDDDDK from the exons ATGGCGTCATTGAGAAGTTTGATTCTTGCACTGCTTCTGGCACTGCTCTGCTCCTTCCACACCCCTCTGGCTCCCACTGCCAAGGCACAGGATCTGCCATTCCGCTCTGAGCAAGATCTGGTGGCTGatgacgacgacgacgacgacgatgacgacgatgatgatgatgacgacgacgatgacgatgatgatgatgatgatgatgacgatgatgatgacgacgatGATGACGACGATGACGACGACGATGATGACGACGACGATGACGACGACGATGACGATGACGATGACgacgatgacgatgatgatgatgacgacgatgatgacgacgatgatgatgacgatgatgatgacgacgatgacgatgatgatgacgacgacgatgatgatgacgacgacgatgatgacgacgacgacgatgatgatgatgatgatgatgacgacgatGACGATGACgacgatgacgatgatgatgacgacgatgacgacgatgacgatgatgatgatgacgatgacgATGATGACGACGATGATGATCATGAA gatgatgatgatgatgactacGACGAAGGAGCTTATCACAAGGGCTCTGTGTGCTCATATTGTGAATTCTGTGAG CACTGTGACAGCTGTGATAAATGTCCTTGTAAAGAGGGAGACAAGTCTGAACACTGTGGACACTGCAAG ATGTGCACTTTCTGCCATGTGTGTCCTGCCTGCGAGACCCTTTGCAAGCCTG GAGGTTTTCTTGATGAAGTAACTGGATCCATCTACAA GACTGTAGCTGATgtctttgatgatgatgatgatgacaaatgA